The following are encoded together in the Theileria orientalis strain Shintoku DNA, chromosome 1, complete genome genome:
- a CDS encoding uncharacterized protein (thioredoxin-related domain containing protein) — protein sequence MSRAVYSKLWMSTSQFHLRRQYGWTHVCKRLTPWVFVVGFFGVWTYFPTLSNENKKRLTLGLWNPPTVGYFKFLSKEEE from the exons ATGTCGAGGGCTGTTTATTCTAAATTGTGGATGTCCACTTCTCAATTTCATTTGAGAAGGCAATACGGATGGACTCACGTATG TAAACGACTTACACCTTGGGTGTTCGTTGTTGGATTTTTTGGTGTGTGGACGTATTTTCCGACCCTCAGCAATGAAAATAAGAAGAGACTAACTCTGGGATTATGGAATCCTCCTACTGTTggatattttaaattcctATCAAAGGAAGAggaataa
- a CDS encoding ABC transporter has translation MGNSMSVSEDQTKFSPNEVSLTHTIFRFLKELQPDEKYHLSMALVGIAMNAITNMSYPRILGLLIDSSESGQLELDRQGDYHSVVPFYSFKSLYEGISTMSSSCSFNRIFLHSLPIYVGGSLASWFRIYHTHSAIYLIQKRYRRQMFEKLLSQNLLFFQSNTANYFVQKFQKDCQDGPSVLIETLAHLLRCSNSVVVGTYHLFSISSSLAMSMLLSLPLFGACMKLVSSFIKRFQSLKTQKLDSVIAKAEEVISGIENVISFSKEDHEVESFIQDLNKCDEVAYKSNSLDGLLMGSILSTVNLSSLVMIYFGTRMMRSGDMTIGKFASFVLYGGFVGMGLVGLSTVYGKLVKASMSMNSIYSITDLEEKSDEKIILDEVKGSLEVQNVSFKYPSRSDYALKDISMRIEPGEVVAVVGPSGAGKTTLCKLFITIYRPTEGEILVDSTDVSRLSSKWLRDSVFSIVTQEPVLFSTTIEENMKYGNVKATDEEMIEAAKDCNIHEFIDTLPMKYQSEVGTKGVALSTGQKQRICLVRAILKKTPVLILDEPTSSLDGFSEELVTTAIKLTTKDKTVIIITHKPQILNQVSKVAVLNTSLEYFGPLEGAKARSKTFKSLFPSL, from the exons ATGGGAAATTCAATGTCAGTTTCTGAAGATCAAACTAAATTCTCCCCTAATGAAGTTTCGTTGACCCATACAATTTTCAGATTTCTGAAAGAATTACAGCCAGATGAGAAGTACCACCTCTCGATGGCACTCGTTGGGATAGCTATGAATGCTATAACGAACATGTCCTACCCTAGGATCCTGGGACTCCTGATTGATTCCTCGGAGTCGGGACAGCTCGAGCTTGACAGGCAGGGGGACTACCACTCTGTGGTTCCTTTTTACTCCTTCAAAAGTCTCTACGAAGGCATTAGCACAATGAGCTCAAGCTGCTCGTTCAATAGGATCTTTTTGCATTCATTGCCAATCTATGTCGGAGGATCCCTGGCATCGTGGTTCAGGATTTATCACACACACAGCGCCATCTATCTGATACAGAAGAGGTATAGAAGGCAGATGTTCGAGAAGCTGCTTTCGCAAAATCTGCTCTTCTTCCAGTCAAACACCGCGAACTACTTCGTCCAGAAGTTCCAGAAGGACTGCCAAGATGGCCCGAGCGTGCTCATTGAGACGCTGGCGCATCTCCTAAGATGCTCCAATTCAGTGGTGGTTGGAACTTACCACCTGTTCTCAATATCGTCATCACTGGCGATGTCGATGCTGCTGTCGCTTCCACTGTTCGGGGCGTGCATGAAGTTGGTATCCTCGTTCATCAAAAGGTTCCAGTCGCTTAAAACTCAGAAGCTTGACTCCGTGATCG CAAAAGCCGAAGAGGTGATATCAGGAATCGAGAACGTTATCTCATTTTCGAAA GAGGATCACGAAGTGGAGTCGTTCATTCAAGACTTGAACAAGTGCGACGAGGTCGCATACAAGTCAAATAGCCTAGATGGGCTTCTCATGGGTTCTATTCTGTCAACAGTTAACCTCTCGAGCCTGGTGATGATATATTTCGGAACGAGGATGATGAGGTCAGGGGACATGACAATAG GAAAATTTGCATCGTTTGTTTTGTACGGAGGATTCGTAGGAATGGGATTGGTTGGACTGTCCACG GTTTACGGTAAACTGGTTAAGGCATCTATGTCAATGAACAGCATATACTCAATCACAGACTTAGAAGAAAAAAGTGATGAAAAGATAATTCTGGACGAG GTAAAGGGCTCCCTTGAAGTTCAGAACGTATCGTTCAAGTACCCGAGTAGAAGTGATTATGCCCTGAAGGATATCTCGATGAGAATAGAGCCAGGAGAAGTGGTCGCAGTAGTGGGACCGAGTGGAGCTGGAAAAACGACACTGTGCAAACTGTTTATCACAATATACAGGCCGACAGAAGGAGAGATACTGGTCGATTCCACAGACGTGAGCCGCCTGAGCTCCAAGTGGCTGAGAGACTCAGTATTCTCAATTGTGACCCAGGAACCAGTCCTGTTTTCTACCACAATCGAGGAAAACATGAAGTACGGAAACGTGAAAGCCACAGACGAGGAGATGATAGAGGCAGCCAAGGACTGCAACATCCACGAGTTCATAGACACACTGCCAATGAAGTATCAGTCGGAAGTGGGAACGAAGGGAGTTGCGCTATCAACAGGACAGAAGCAGAGAATATGCTTAG TCAGGGCAATACTGAAAAAAACACCAGTACTGATTCTGGATGAGCCTACTTCAAGTCTGGACGGATTCTCGGAGGAGCTGGTGACGACGGCAATTAAGTT AACGACTAAGGACAAGACCGTGATCATAATAACACACAAGCCGCAAATACTGAACCAGGTTAGCAAGGTGGCAGTGTTGAACACGAGTTTGGAGTACTTCGGACCCTTAGAGGGGGCCAAAGCGAGGAGCAAGACGTTCAAATCGCTATTTCCCAGTCTTTAG